In Psychrilyobacter piezotolerans, the following are encoded in one genomic region:
- a CDS encoding Maf family protein gives MILASKSPRRFEILSNFGIKKIKVVAAEIEEISDKEDLIEQVVDIAVKKGVEVAKSYPDEFVLSADTVVILDDEILGKPKDCHEAFATLTSLSGRTHEVITAYSLINKSRGIFVSSYDKTVVKFKKLSESEINWYIETGEPMDKAGSYGIQGVGAGILIDRIEGEFYNVMGFPISKFVDDLKKHGIKIQNIIEL, from the coding sequence ATGATATTGGCTTCTAAATCTCCCAGGAGATTTGAAATTTTGAGTAACTTTGGGATTAAAAAAATAAAGGTAGTTGCTGCTGAAATAGAGGAAATAAGTGATAAAGAAGATCTTATTGAACAGGTGGTAGATATAGCTGTAAAAAAAGGAGTGGAAGTAGCAAAGTCTTACCCAGATGAATTTGTATTATCGGCAGATACTGTGGTTATTTTAGATGATGAGATATTGGGGAAACCAAAGGATTGCCATGAAGCCTTTGCAACACTTACCAGCCTTTCTGGAAGAACTCATGAAGTGATAACAGCTTACTCCCTGATAAATAAGAGCAGGGGAATATTTGTTTCCAGCTATGATAAAACTGTTGTAAAATTTAAAAAATTATCGGAATCGGAGATAAATTGGTATATAGAAACAGGAGAACCAATGGATAAAGCGGGGTCTTACGGGATACAAGGTGTAGGGGCAGGAATATTGATTGACAGGATCGAGGGTGAATTTTATAATGTCATGGGATTTCCAATTTCAAAATTTGTAGATGACCTGAAAAAACACGGAATAAAAATACAGAACATAATAGAGTTGTAG
- a CDS encoding alpha/beta fold hydrolase, with protein MEKKIKLWEPPAAMGIKGTVFIIHGMGEYSKRYEGTAGYLNDNGYRVAMIDHAGHGNNIKRLDELGLVKDEFKSSLEEIVDSIEKIRDDRPLFILGHSMGSFMAQILLERGVGSDGFILSGSTRPSKVSIKFGYFLSGFLLIFRNKRDLILNKLLFGRNNLKFTGDKKFRWLSRDEKMVEEYEADPLCGFIPYTSYFKGLFYLLRESLKIGNKRNYIKTPVYIFSGSDDPVGVYGSGVEKLYEFYKKIGYRDITLKLYTKGRHEMLNEVNRREVCDDLLTWLDRRAER; from the coding sequence ATGGAGAAAAAAATCAAATTATGGGAGCCTCCTGCAGCTATGGGTATAAAGGGGACGGTATTTATAATTCATGGTATGGGAGAATATTCGAAAAGGTATGAAGGAACAGCTGGTTATTTAAACGATAATGGATACAGGGTGGCCATGATAGACCATGCGGGGCATGGAAATAATATAAAAAGGTTGGATGAATTGGGATTGGTAAAAGATGAGTTCAAAAGTTCTTTGGAGGAGATTGTGGATTCCATTGAAAAAATTAGAGATGACAGGCCTCTGTTTATATTAGGGCATAGTATGGGTTCTTTTATGGCTCAAATTTTACTGGAAAGAGGGGTAGGGAGTGATGGGTTTATCCTATCAGGATCTACAAGACCGTCTAAGGTTTCGATAAAATTTGGGTATTTTTTATCGGGGTTTCTTTTGATATTTAGAAATAAAAGAGATCTTATATTAAATAAACTCTTATTTGGCAGAAACAATTTAAAGTTTACAGGAGATAAAAAATTCAGATGGTTGTCAAGAGATGAAAAGATGGTAGAAGAATATGAGGCCGATCCCCTTTGCGGATTTATCCCCTATACAAGTTATTTTAAAGGCTTATTTTATCTTCTAAGAGAATCATTAAAAATAGGGAACAAGAGAAATTATATAAAAACCCCTGTTTACATATTTTCCGGCTCGGATGATCCTGTGGGGGTCTATGGGTCTGGTGTTGAAAAACTATATGAATTTTATAAAAAAATCGGATACAGGGACATTACATTGAAATTATACACAAAAGGACGTCATGAGATGCTCAATGAGGTAAATAGACGGGAGGTCTGTGATGACCTTTTAACATGGTTAGACAGGAGGGCAGAAAGATGA
- a CDS encoding phospholipase D family protein encodes MKRIAILFFLILCGCSHLPPNISMESPIYQTDNVEFYYDLTYKKDDVIYTEHRIFNQMEKIIEDAEEFIVMDVFLFNDLYNASEFNFPKVSSGITKALIKKKREDKDIQIYFITDEINTFYGVYSSDELDELEENGITVILTDLTKTNGANHFYSTFWRYFFSWFGTGQYGWLENPFSPEAPKVTIRSYLKLINLKGNHRKVLVTEKEALITSANPHSASGYHSNIGFKFDGGIINSVVDSEKAVGELSGVEMKLPIVKFHNEGGYKVQLLTEGKIGEALDRDIDNSQSGDKIYIGMFYLGDKVIVKKLVAASKRGVKVRLILDENNEAFGMKKTGLPNKVTGKKLIDKSKGRIEIKWYRSSGEQYHTKLMVIKTSDKMVINGGSANLTKRNIRDYTLDTNIRVAAPLNSKLAMEIDQYFDMLWNNDENTYTIEKEKLENGYISNKILYEIQNISGFSTY; translated from the coding sequence ATGAAAAGAATTGCAATTTTATTTTTTTTAATTCTCTGTGGATGCAGCCACCTTCCACCCAATATATCTATGGAGAGTCCGATATACCAGACGGATAATGTGGAATTTTATTATGATTTAACCTATAAAAAAGACGATGTTATCTATACAGAGCATAGAATTTTTAATCAGATGGAAAAAATAATAGAGGATGCGGAAGAATTTATAGTTATGGATGTATTTTTGTTTAATGATTTATATAATGCCAGTGAATTCAATTTTCCCAAAGTATCTTCCGGAATAACAAAGGCTTTGATAAAAAAAAAGAGGGAAGATAAAGATATTCAGATATATTTTATAACCGATGAGATAAATACTTTTTATGGTGTTTATAGTTCGGATGAGCTGGATGAGCTGGAAGAGAATGGAATTACAGTTATTTTAACAGACCTTACAAAAACCAATGGGGCAAACCATTTTTATTCCACATTTTGGAGATATTTTTTCAGTTGGTTTGGAACAGGACAATATGGATGGCTGGAAAATCCATTTAGCCCGGAAGCTCCTAAAGTAACCATAAGATCCTATTTGAAATTGATTAATTTAAAGGGAAATCATAGAAAGGTATTGGTTACAGAAAAAGAAGCCCTGATAACTTCGGCTAATCCCCATAGTGCCAGCGGATATCATTCCAATATAGGCTTTAAATTTGATGGCGGGATAATAAATTCAGTGGTAGATTCAGAGAAAGCTGTAGGAGAATTATCAGGGGTTGAAATGAAGCTGCCTATAGTTAAATTCCATAATGAGGGCGGGTATAAGGTACAGTTGCTTACCGAGGGAAAAATAGGGGAAGCTTTGGATAGGGATATAGATAACAGCCAAAGCGGGGACAAGATTTATATAGGAATGTTTTACCTGGGAGATAAAGTGATTGTGAAAAAACTGGTTGCCGCATCCAAAAGAGGTGTCAAAGTAAGACTTATACTGGATGAAAATAATGAGGCATTCGGGATGAAGAAAACAGGGCTGCCAAATAAGGTAACAGGTAAAAAATTAATAGATAAAAGTAAAGGCAGGATAGAGATAAAGTGGTACAGGTCCTCAGGAGAACAGTATCACACTAAGTTAATGGTCATAAAAACTTCTGATAAGATGGTGATAAACGGAGGGTCGGCTAATTTAACCAAGAGAAATATCAGGGATTATACTCTGGATACCAATATAAGGGTGGCAGCTCCTTTAAATTCTAAATTGGCTATGGAGATAGACCAATATTTTGATATGTTATGGAACAATGATGAGAATACCTATACTATAGAAAAAGAAAAATTAGAAAATGGGTATATAAGTAATAAAATTTTATACGAAATTCAAAATATAAGTGGATTTTCAACTTATTAA
- a CDS encoding amino acid permease yields the protein MNKKKHLSVTAMVMIIFVAVFGFGNIANNFKASGTESTSMFVLGAIIYFLPMCLIMSEFASYAKDRTGGIYSWIDIGLGKNVAYYALWSYFVANIFYLPTLASRVPTYLSFAFTGDANIGNFSMAVMSAGSLIVALLIGIKYENGFSKISTLTGYISLIVAGIFLVGGIGTYMGFFGTPATELTVKSLMMPINTKESLGSFLSTFAWIIFAYAGSELVGTYVDKVEKPERDFSKGLLLSALLIGILYVLGVISIAAFGTPEDYSKISLVNSVISGYAFMGTAFGLGVWFVKIIGLTYTIITFVALVLWSLALSKAVFSEAPNGTFPAWMTRKTKNGVLRNALIFQTALSFLFILITTFGGKSAGDLYYKIYDMSTMAFTLPYLFLSVAYIKFRKDGHKSPFQLCKNNTLACIVGGTVVLLNIAAIVFAGYDLSIPLAEQMDVIKLYYGGLAVFLAIGAVIKMIKFKEEEAVAETTNA from the coding sequence ATGAACAAGAAAAAACATTTATCAGTAACAGCAATGGTTATGATCATCTTCGTAGCAGTTTTTGGATTTGGAAATATAGCCAACAATTTTAAGGCTAGCGGAACCGAATCAACATCAATGTTTGTTTTAGGAGCAATTATCTATTTTTTACCTATGTGTCTTATCATGTCTGAATTCGCATCCTATGCAAAGGACAGAACTGGTGGGATCTATTCATGGATCGATATTGGTCTTGGAAAAAACGTAGCTTACTATGCTCTATGGTCTTATTTTGTAGCCAATATTTTCTATCTGCCTACTCTAGCATCAAGAGTACCTACTTATCTATCTTTTGCCTTTACCGGAGACGCAAATATAGGAAATTTTTCTATGGCTGTTATGTCAGCAGGCTCCCTTATTGTGGCACTTCTCATAGGAATAAAATATGAGAATGGATTCAGTAAGATCTCTACACTTACGGGATATATATCTTTAATCGTAGCTGGTATATTTTTAGTAGGAGGTATAGGTACATATATGGGATTCTTTGGAACTCCTGCAACAGAATTGACTGTAAAATCCCTTATGATGCCTATAAACACCAAGGAAAGCTTAGGAAGTTTTCTTAGTACATTTGCATGGATAATATTTGCTTATGCTGGTTCTGAGCTGGTGGGGACCTATGTCGATAAAGTCGAGAAACCAGAAAGAGATTTTTCAAAAGGGTTACTCCTTTCAGCTTTACTAATCGGAATCTTATATGTGCTTGGTGTCATATCAATAGCTGCTTTTGGTACACCAGAAGATTACAGCAAGATCTCTCTTGTGAATTCTGTAATAAGTGGTTACGCATTTATGGGAACCGCCTTTGGACTAGGAGTATGGTTTGTTAAAATAATTGGACTTACTTATACAATAATTACTTTTGTAGCATTGGTACTATGGTCATTGGCCCTGTCTAAAGCAGTATTCAGTGAAGCTCCCAACGGAACTTTTCCTGCATGGATGACGAGAAAAACAAAAAATGGAGTTTTAAGAAACGCTCTTATATTTCAAACTGCACTATCATTTTTATTTATATTAATAACTACATTTGGTGGTAAGTCAGCAGGAGATCTTTATTATAAAATCTATGACATGTCTACCATGGCATTTACTTTACCCTACTTATTTTTAAGTGTCGCGTATATAAAATTTAGAAAAGATGGTCATAAATCACCATTCCAACTATGCAAAAATAACACACTGGCATGTATTGTAGGTGGTACAGTTGTGCTGCTTAATATAGCAGCTATTGTATTCGCCGGATATGACCTGAGTATCCCTTTGGCAGAACAAATGGATGTTATTAAATTGTATTACGGTGGATTAGCAGTATTCCTGGCCATAGGTGCAGTTATTAAGATGATCAAGTTTAAGGAAGAGGAGGCAGTGGCAGAAACCACAAATGCTTAA
- the folE gene encoding GTP cyclohydrolase I FolE, with the protein MDKKKIMDGVKLILEGMGEDINREGLIDTPDRVARMFGEICGGLHKDPADEISVFFHVEHNDMVLVKDIQFYSLCEHHLLPFYGKVHIAYIPEDGKVTGLSKLARVVDVASKKPQLQERLNSEIVEALMSKLSAKGVLVVIEAEHMCMTMRGIQKTGSKTITSGVRGIFRTNLATREEGLSLIKHM; encoded by the coding sequence ATGGATAAAAAGAAGATAATGGACGGGGTAAAATTAATCCTAGAAGGTATGGGAGAAGATATAAATAGAGAGGGATTGATTGATACTCCAGATAGAGTGGCCAGGATGTTTGGTGAAATTTGCGGTGGATTACACAAGGACCCGGCAGATGAAATCTCTGTATTTTTCCATGTGGAACATAATGATATGGTGTTAGTTAAGGATATTCAATTTTATTCATTGTGTGAACACCACCTATTGCCCTTTTATGGAAAGGTGCACATAGCCTATATCCCAGAAGACGGAAAAGTAACAGGACTGAGTAAATTAGCCAGAGTAGTGGATGTGGCATCTAAAAAACCCCAGCTTCAAGAGAGATTAAACAGTGAGATAGTAGAAGCCTTAATGAGCAAACTCAGTGCAAAGGGAGTGTTGGTTGTAATAGAAGCAGAGCATATGTGTATGACTATGAGGGGAATACAAAAAACAGGATCAAAGACAATCACATCTGGGGTAAGGGGAATATTTAGAACTAACCTTGCAACCAGGGAAGAAGGATTATCGCTGATAAAGCATATGTAG
- the scpB gene encoding SMC-Scp complex subunit ScpB has protein sequence MNRENIQDIIKEIEAMLYLASELEIKELAKFYNINMEKMVECLDELGEEKKDSGINLKIEKGMVYFETNPKYGEAVHNFFNQESKPKKLSRAAMETLSIIAYKQPVTKSHIESIRGVSVERVIHNLEEKGLVYSSGKLETIGRPNLYSTTDNFLNYLNIDSLTMLPNYTEIRKELDTAQLDSSN, from the coding sequence ATGAATAGGGAAAATATACAGGATATAATAAAAGAAATAGAAGCGATGTTATATTTAGCCTCAGAATTAGAAATAAAAGAATTGGCTAAATTTTACAATATAAATATGGAGAAGATGGTAGAATGCCTGGATGAACTGGGAGAAGAAAAAAAAGATTCTGGAATAAATTTAAAAATTGAAAAGGGGATGGTATATTTTGAAACCAATCCTAAATACGGAGAAGCTGTTCACAACTTCTTTAATCAAGAGAGTAAACCTAAAAAATTATCCAGGGCAGCTATGGAGACCCTGTCTATAATAGCGTATAAACAGCCGGTAACGAAAAGTCATATTGAATCTATAAGAGGGGTAAGTGTAGAAAGAGTTATCCATAATTTAGAAGAGAAAGGCTTGGTATACTCCAGCGGGAAATTAGAAACAATTGGAAGACCTAATTTATATAGTACAACGGATAATTTCTTAAATTATTTAAATATAGACAGTTTAACAATGCTGCCCAATTACACAGAGATAAGGAAAGAACTGGATACAGCTCAACTAGATAGTAGTAACTAA
- the hslU gene encoding ATP-dependent protease ATPase subunit HslU, whose protein sequence is MKEKLIPKKIVEELNKYIISQEDAKKNVAISLRNRYRRKQISDMKLKNEITPKNIILIGPTGVGKTEIARRLATITDSPFIKVEATKYTEVGYVGKDVESMIKDLVSITFNKLKVKKIETLKEKYQEVTFLKVAKLIKPYGTINPDEKNILLDEVKSGKYDDQEIEVEKHQNSDAPMVEVFATGNEPDEDGVKGIIDNIMSSFPGGKKKIVKMSVKNAIEYFLRTEIEQNIDLEELKPLAIEKVEEDGIVFIDEIDKIAEREGSNSEVSRQGVQRDILPIIEGTTVMTKYGSVRTEHILFIAAGAFTQASPSDLMPELQGRFPIKVRLNTLNKDDFVKILTEIDFNLLTQYRELLKTDKVNLSFTKGAIEEIAEIAIDLNEEIENIGARRLAGVIEKILNDIMFEAPYEKQTTIKIGKKDVVKIFNYDFVEENLDNYIL, encoded by the coding sequence ATGAAGGAAAAATTAATCCCAAAAAAAATTGTAGAAGAATTAAATAAATATATAATTTCTCAAGAAGATGCAAAAAAAAATGTAGCTATTTCACTCAGAAATAGATACAGGAGGAAACAGATTTCAGATATGAAGTTAAAAAATGAAATTACTCCTAAAAACATAATCTTAATAGGACCTACAGGTGTTGGTAAAACTGAGATTGCCAGAAGATTAGCAACTATTACAGATTCCCCATTTATCAAAGTGGAAGCTACTAAATACACCGAAGTAGGATATGTAGGAAAAGATGTGGAATCCATGATAAAGGATCTTGTTTCCATTACCTTTAATAAATTAAAGGTAAAAAAGATAGAAACATTGAAAGAAAAATATCAGGAAGTTACCTTCCTTAAGGTAGCTAAACTTATAAAACCTTATGGTACGATCAACCCTGATGAAAAAAACATCTTATTGGATGAAGTGAAATCCGGGAAATATGACGATCAGGAAATTGAGGTTGAAAAACACCAAAATTCCGATGCTCCAATGGTTGAAGTTTTTGCCACTGGAAATGAACCCGATGAAGATGGTGTAAAGGGTATTATCGATAATATTATGAGTTCTTTTCCCGGCGGAAAGAAAAAAATAGTTAAGATGAGTGTCAAAAATGCCATCGAATATTTTTTACGAACTGAAATCGAACAAAATATAGACCTGGAAGAATTAAAACCCTTAGCCATCGAAAAAGTCGAGGAGGATGGAATAGTCTTTATAGATGAGATCGATAAGATTGCAGAAAGGGAAGGCAGTAACAGTGAGGTCTCGCGTCAAGGTGTTCAAAGGGACATCCTGCCAATAATCGAAGGTACCACTGTTATGACAAAATACGGTTCTGTCCGGACAGAACATATTTTATTTATTGCGGCGGGAGCTTTTACCCAGGCCAGTCCCAGTGATTTAATGCCTGAATTACAGGGAAGATTCCCTATAAAAGTAAGGTTAAATACTTTAAATAAGGATGATTTTGTAAAAATTTTGACCGAGATAGACTTTAACTTATTGACTCAATATAGGGAGTTATTAAAGACCGATAAGGTTAACTTGAGTTTTACCAAGGGTGCTATAGAGGAAATAGCAGAGATAGCTATCGATCTCAATGAGGAAATAGAAAACATAGGTGCCAGAAGGTTAGCTGGTGTTATTGAAAAAATCTTAAACGATATAATGTTTGAAGCACCATATGAAAAACAAACCACTATAAAGATAGGAAAGAAAGATGTTGTTAAAATATTTAATTATGATTTTGTAGAGGAAAACTTGGATAATTATATTCTCTAA
- a CDS encoding rod shape-determining protein, translating to MLKILKLAKNMFGIFSEDLGIDLGTANTLVCVKNKGVVLNEPSVVSINTRSKDIIAVGEKAKKMIGRTPDSCEAIRPLKNGVIADYEITEKMLREFYKRVHKRNFLSSPRVVICVPAGVSQVERRAVIDVTLEAGAREAYLVEEPMAAAIGVGVNIFDPEGNLIVDIGGGTTEIAVISLGGIVRTSSLKVAGDKFDVAIGEYVRQRHDLLIGEKTAEDIKINIATALAGDEEVTYEISGRNILNGLPKNVIISSLEVQEAIMPLIKKIVEEIKLVLEKTPPELSADIKRKGIILTGGGAGIRGLDQKIAESIQLEVRPSENPLNCVVNGIEVLLQNFDEYKSVLISPEKDY from the coding sequence ATGTTAAAAATATTAAAGTTAGCTAAAAATATGTTTGGGATTTTTTCAGAAGACCTGGGGATAGATTTAGGGACGGCAAATACATTGGTATGTGTAAAAAATAAAGGTGTAGTATTAAATGAACCATCGGTAGTTTCTATAAATACAAGATCAAAAGATATAATTGCTGTAGGGGAAAAAGCAAAAAAAATGATAGGAAGAACTCCGGATAGCTGCGAGGCTATAAGACCCTTAAAAAATGGTGTAATAGCAGATTATGAAATAACGGAAAAGATGCTCCGTGAATTTTATAAAAGAGTTCATAAGAGAAATTTCTTGAGCAGTCCTAGGGTAGTAATATGTGTTCCTGCAGGTGTTTCCCAGGTAGAAAGAAGAGCTGTAATAGATGTAACATTAGAGGCAGGAGCCAGAGAGGCGTACTTAGTGGAAGAACCTATGGCAGCAGCTATTGGGGTAGGAGTAAATATCTTTGATCCTGAAGGGAATTTAATAGTAGACATAGGTGGAGGAACCACAGAGATAGCAGTAATTTCATTGGGGGGGATAGTAAGAACATCTTCACTGAAGGTTGCAGGAGATAAATTTGACGTGGCTATAGGGGAATATGTAAGACAGAGACATGATCTGCTTATAGGAGAAAAAACGGCAGAAGATATCAAGATAAATATAGCTACTGCATTGGCAGGAGATGAAGAGGTAACTTATGAAATAAGTGGAAGAAATATCTTAAACGGGTTACCTAAAAATGTTATTATATCTTCATTGGAAGTACAGGAAGCAATAATGCCTCTAATAAAGAAGATAGTTGAAGAGATAAAATTAGTCTTAGAAAAAACACCACCTGAGCTGTCAGCAGATATTAAGAGGAAGGGAATAATATTAACTGGTGGAGGAGCTGGAATTAGAGGCTTAGATCAAAAGATCGCAGAAAGTATCCAACTAGAGGTTAGACCCTCTGAGAATCCATTAAATTGTGTAGTGAACGGGATAGAGGTATTACTACAAAATTTTGATGAATATAAGAGTGTTTTGATATCTCCAGAGAAAGATTATTAA